The following DNA comes from Methanothrix sp..
ATCAGGTTTATGATCGGCAGGCTGGAGGAGGTGGGGCTGGAGCGGGTGGTGGTGGTCGACCTGACCCGGGAGGAGATCGAAGTCCCAGTGGTGAGGGTGATCGTCCCCGGTCTTGAGATCGCTGGAGTGGACCCGGAGAGGGTGGGCAAGAGGATCAGGAATGCCAGAGGTCGTCGTCTTCCTAGGGCCAAGCCTATCCCAAGTTAAGGCAGAGGAGGCCTTTTCGCTACAGGCTGACTGGCGCCCTCCTGCCCGGCGGGGCGACATCTACCGGGCGGCCCGGGAGGGAGCAAAGATCATCCTTCTCATCGATGGGGTCTTCTTCCAAGCCTCCTCTGTGGCTCACAAAGAGGTCATATATGCCCTGGAGGCGGGGGCGAGGGTCCTGGGAGCATCGAGCATGGGAGCCCTGCGGGCCTCGGAGCTGGATGTTTATGGCATGGAGGGAGTGGGGCTCATCTATCAGGCTTATAAGAGTGGAAGGCTGGTCTCCGATGATGAGGTGGCGCTGACCTTTGATCCTTTCACCTACGAGCCGCGCTCAGAGCCTCTGGTGAACATCCGCTTCAATCTGGAGGAGGCCTGGCAGAGGGGAGTGATCAGCAAAGAGAGTAGAGACCGGCTCTTTCATTGTGCGCAGGCCCTGTATTTTCCTGAGAGAAGCTATGAGAGGATGATGGAAGGAGCGGCTGGCCTGGTGGCAGAGGAGGAGGTGGAGAGATTTCGCGAATTCCTGGCTCATAGCCAGAGGGACTTCAAGATGGAGGATGCACTGGAGGCCTTGAAGAGGGCCAAAGAGATTGCAGAGGAGTGAGAATAAATGATTGAGATTAACCGATCGCAATCAATTACAGTTTAATTGAGCTAATAATATTCAGTAAATCTATTTAAATAGATTGAAATAATAGTTTCCCATTCCCTGGAACTGTTCTCGATGGATACGATAGAAGAGATTCGGGCTTTGAAGAAAGAGCGCCGGGCGACGATTCTGGCTCATAACTATCAGATACCGGCAGTTCAGGATATAGCAGATCTGGCAGGCGACTCCCTGGAGCTATCCCGGGCAGCAGCAGCCCTGGACTCTGAGGTTATAGTCTTCTGCGGTGTGGATTTCATGGCGGAGACGGCAGCCATCTTATCCCCGCAAAAGAGGGTGGTTCTGCCGGTGAAAGGGGCCTGGTGCCCCATGGCCCATATGATCACCCCTCAGCAGCTGGATGATCTGAAGGCCCTCTATCCCCAAGCAGCAGTGGTATGCTATGTGAACTCCACTGCCGAGATCAAGGCGAAAAGCGACATCTGCTGCACATCTGCTAATGGGGTGCAGGTGACAAATTCGTTATCTGAAGACGAGGTCATATTCGTGCCGGACAGAAACCTGGCCGCCTATGTGGCCCGTCATACGAAGAAGAAGATCATCCCCTGGGATGGCTACTGTTATGTTCATGACCACTTCACCCCGGAGATGGTGAAGAGGGCAAAGCAGCTCCATCCAGGTGCAGAGTTTCTGGCCCATCCGGAGTGCCGGCCGGAGGTGATCGACCTGGCTGATTTCGTCTACAGCACTGCAGGCATGTGCAGGCATCCCAATACCAGCCGGGCGCGGGAGTTCATCATCGGCACAGAGGTGGGCATGCTCTACCGCCTGAAGAAGGCCCACCCGGACAGGGAGTTTTATCCTCTGAGCGAGGAGGCTATCTGCCAGAATATGAAGAAGACTGCCCTTCCCGATGTCTTAAGGGCGCTCAGAACCCTGCAGCCGCGGATTGTTGTGCCCGAGGAGATCGCCATGCGGGCGAGAGGGGCGATTGAGAGGATGCTGAAGGTGAGGGTTTAGGGATTGCAGATTCAATCCGATTTCTGATGGCCACGGGCCGGCTGAGTTGTGGGCCTGCCTGCAGATCCAACCCAGGGCTCATCTCTCATCCTCTTGCAATGATCTGCTCACATGAAGTCCGCCAGACCCGTCTGCCTGGCCTTCTCGTTCTTGAAAAGGGAGTCGATCTCCATCTTCAGAAGCTCTAGCCTCTGTCTGGTGTAGCTGCTGACTCCATACTCCTCTGCCACCTTGATCGAGACCTCCAGGTACTTTCGCACGCTCCCCTCATGCACAGTGAGGATGATCCTCCCTCCGCAACGGGGACAGCTCTCCTTCAGGGGAGGCCTCCTGTACTTGGCCCCGCACTTCACGCACCTCACCCTCTGCTTGGAGAAGGCATGCAGATTGCCTATCAGGTCGGGCAGGAAATGAGAGTTGATCACCCTCTCCGCCACATCCCGCTCATCAACCGCCCGGATCATCCGCGCCAGCTCCAGCTGGGCATCCATCTTATCGATCATAGTCTCTAGGGTCTTGTAAGCACTGTTTCTCGGCCCGGCGGCGATATCTGTGGTGGCATGGCTGAAGTTGAAGCCCTGATACTGCAGCTCTGTGCCCAGCCTCTGAGAGACCAGATCGAACCTTCCCTCCAGCTCCTTGGGGCTGGCGGCAGATAGAGTGGCCTCATAGAACTCCAGGGGATAGGCCGGGCTCAGATCCAGGTTATGAGCTTCCTTGTCCACCTCCACTGGATTGAGGATGGTGGTCATCACCAGACAGGCATCCATCTTTCCCCCCCGCTTAGCTGGAAGGTAGGACATGGAGAAGTTGAGCAGGGCATCCATGAGAAGCATCACACAGTCCTCATCCCCATCGCAGTTCCTTCTTTTGGCGGCATGGAAGAATGGATGGCCGAAGCCTGCTGAGGCCGGGGTGTAGCCGATCAGGCGGCAGAGGACTCCAGCCGAGGTATGGGGGGCCAGGCCTATCATCAGCTTGCCGATCAGATCCTGGGGGGTGCGGGCATTGTAGAAGGGCTCCAGATGATAGAACTTGACCAGCAGCTCGTCCACAAACCAGGATACCCTCAGGAGGTGCTCGCCCGCATCACGGGAAAGGATGATATCCTGGATCCTCAGCTCGCAGACCTGCTCCGGCCTGGTCAGAGGATGGCCATGCATATCCACTGTATAGCCCAGGCCTTGCAGCACCTGTGGGCTGGTGGCTATCTCGTCCGGTCGGAAATGGGTTAACGGCAGATCTGTGAGGTCATACCTGACTGTGCCATCCTTGAAGATATTGATCCCATGCTTGGCCCGCAGGATACCCTTCTCCAGGGGCTCAGGGGTCTTGTCACGGGAGGAGAGGCCCAGCACCCCCTTCAACGACTCGGGCTCCCTCTCGCCCAGATTCTCCAGAGCCTGGAAATAGAGCTTTTTGATATCGATCTGCATATCGGCGACGGCATTGGTCTCCTCTCCGCACTTGGGGCACCTTCCTGGAGCGGGAATGTTGCATCTGGGGCAGACCCTCTTCATCTCTGTATGGCTGCCGCACTCGCATTTGAAGGCGAAGCCCTCCTTACCGCAGCTCTTGCAGACCCTTCTCTCGATCTGCACATTGATGATCCCGGTGGAGCTGCTAGTGGAATGCTTTGCCGCCTCCTGAACCGACCTGCCCTTGCCCCCCATCTCCCCCGTGGGGAAGAGGACATGGGGAGGGGGACGCATCAGTCGCCGATCAGACTTCTCAGGGCGGCCCATCCGGGCACCGATGCGGGTGGGCGCCCGCGCCCTGACCAGCAATCCTGATAGCCGGTTGACACAGGCCAGGGCCGAGTCTTTGCCCTCTTTTCCCATCCCGTCCTCTGCTTCATCCTCTGCTCTATCCTCTGCTCCGCCCTCCCCTCTCTCCGCCCTCTCATCAGTTCTCTCATTCCCCTGCCGACCCTCAGAGATCCTCCTCAATGAACTGCCTGCGATATCTGCAGGCCCGGCGGGATCTGCCGGGGTGGATGGGGCGGCTGGATCTGCTGGTGCAGGCTCCAATCCCAGGCAGAGCAGGAGGGGCAGAGGATCATCGATTATTATCCTCCCCCTCCGGACCCGGTGCAGGACGAGCAATGTCTCCAGGTATCTCTTCGCCTCCAGGGGAAGGATGAGCTGGAAGGGCTTTCCAGATCCAGCCTCGATCTGCAGCCGGCCCTGCTCTTCTGCCAGCTCCCTGAGCTGCTCGTACTCCTCCAGGGATAGATCATGCCATAGGTAGGTGTGGGCGGGATGAAGGGGGACCCCATATCTTCGAGAGAGGGCGATGGCCTGCTCGCCATCGATGGACTGGCAGCCGGCGGGGTCGCCCCCTGCTCTGAGAAGCTCTTGCGCCCACCACTCAAAGGCATATGAGGCCGGGGCCAGAGGGCGGTTGTTCTCCAAAAACTCTCCATAGCTGATCAGGATCTCCCCCAGGTCCAGGATCTCTGCTACATGGGCCCTGAGGGCGGCCTGGATGGCCTTGGGATCTTTGCTGCTCACAGGCATCCATGCCCGGATATCCCGATCGGAGTCAAAACGCACCACATCCCCGTTGAGCAGCCTCACTGTGGGCCCCTCAATCGAGCTGACCGGGGCCACTGCTGCAGCCTTTCCCGGCTGCTCCACCTTGATCTGGGTTCCAGCGGCCATGAACTCGCCCAGGAGGAGCATGCTGGCCGGATTGATCCCTGCTGCGGCAAGCCCGGTGTTCCTCGCCCGGCCGTAGCGCAGCCGAAACCCTCCTGGCCGGGAGGGATGGGAGAAGACCGGCCTTCCTGCTATCAGATCACGGAGGAACTTGGGAGTTGAGTCCCCCCCCTCCTTCTTGCCGCTGGCCAGGGAGTCCAGCCACTCCCAGCCGGATATGCCGAGCTTTGAGACATGCTTTTTGAGCTTGAGCCGCTTAAGGGCGATGCCCTCCGCTGAGACCAGGGCAATCCCTCCCCGCACCCGATTGGTATCAATCCTCTCGAGGTCCCTGTAGCCTGAGACCTCCTCCTCCTCTGTGGGCTCGCCATCTATGCAGATGGGGCAGTTCCTCACAATGGTTCTGATCTCATCGTCCGAGGGAGAGTACTGCAGGCCAGCCACCCGCTTGTACAGGCCGATCTCCTCCACATAGCGCTCCACCTCCTCTGGCCTCGGCCTCCAGGGGGCGATGCCCACCCCTCTCCTCACATAATCGGCGACGAGAACGGATAGCGCCTGGGCTGTCCCCCCAGCAGACCTTATCGGCCCGGCATAATAGACCTTGAGGTACTCCGTCCCATCATCATTCTTTCCCAGCTCCACCCG
Coding sequences within:
- a CDS encoding TfuA-related McrA-glycine thioamidation protein, producing MPEVVVFLGPSLSQVKAEEAFSLQADWRPPARRGDIYRAAREGAKIILLIDGVFFQASSVAHKEVIYALEAGARVLGASSMGALRASELDVYGMEGVGLIYQAYKSGRLVSDDEVALTFDPFTYEPRSEPLVNIRFNLEEAWQRGVISKESRDRLFHCAQALYFPERSYERMMEGAAGLVAEEEVERFREFLAHSQRDFKMEDALEALKRAKEIAEE
- the nadA gene encoding quinolinate synthase NadA produces the protein MDTIEEIRALKKERRATILAHNYQIPAVQDIADLAGDSLELSRAAAALDSEVIVFCGVDFMAETAAILSPQKRVVLPVKGAWCPMAHMITPQQLDDLKALYPQAAVVCYVNSTAEIKAKSDICCTSANGVQVTNSLSEDEVIFVPDRNLAAYVARHTKKKIIPWDGYCYVHDHFTPEMVKRAKQLHPGAEFLAHPECRPEVIDLADFVYSTAGMCRHPNTSRAREFIIGTEVGMLYRLKKAHPDREFYPLSEEAICQNMKKTALPDVLRALRTLQPRIVVPEEIAMRARGAIERMLKVRV
- a CDS encoding DNA polymerase II large subunit, which codes for MAIAQEARSQGLDPTTEVEIPLAVDLAERVEKLIGIPGIAARIREHDAEGMSREEAALAIGIDFAEGRLGGGASKIESVENAIRTSVALLTEGVVAAPMEGIARVELGKNDDGTEYLKVYYAGPIRSAGGTAQALSVLVADYVRRGVGIAPWRPRPEEVERYVEEIGLYKRVAGLQYSPSDDEIRTIVRNCPICIDGEPTEEEEVSGYRDLERIDTNRVRGGIALVSAEGIALKRLKLKKHVSKLGISGWEWLDSLASGKKEGGDSTPKFLRDLIAGRPVFSHPSRPGGFRLRYGRARNTGLAAAGINPASMLLLGEFMAAGTQIKVEQPGKAAAVAPVSSIEGPTVRLLNGDVVRFDSDRDIRAWMPVSSKDPKAIQAALRAHVAEILDLGEILISYGEFLENNRPLAPASYAFEWWAQELLRAGGDPAGCQSIDGEQAIALSRRYGVPLHPAHTYLWHDLSLEEYEQLRELAEEQGRLQIEAGSGKPFQLILPLEAKRYLETLLVLHRVRRGRIIIDDPLPLLLCLGLEPAPADPAAPSTPADPAGPADIAGSSLRRISEGRQGNERTDERAERGEGGAEDRAEDEAEDGMGKEGKDSALACVNRLSGLLVRARAPTRIGARMGRPEKSDRRLMRPPPHVLFPTGEMGGKGRSVQEAAKHSTSSSTGIINVQIERRVCKSCGKEGFAFKCECGSHTEMKRVCPRCNIPAPGRCPKCGEETNAVADMQIDIKKLYFQALENLGEREPESLKGVLGLSSRDKTPEPLEKGILRAKHGINIFKDGTVRYDLTDLPLTHFRPDEIATSPQVLQGLGYTVDMHGHPLTRPEQVCELRIQDIILSRDAGEHLLRVSWFVDELLVKFYHLEPFYNARTPQDLIGKLMIGLAPHTSAGVLCRLIGYTPASAGFGHPFFHAAKRRNCDGDEDCVMLLMDALLNFSMSYLPAKRGGKMDACLVMTTILNPVEVDKEAHNLDLSPAYPLEFYEATLSAASPKELEGRFDLVSQRLGTELQYQGFNFSHATTDIAAGPRNSAYKTLETMIDKMDAQLELARMIRAVDERDVAERVINSHFLPDLIGNLHAFSKQRVRCVKCGAKYRRPPLKESCPRCGGRIILTVHEGSVRKYLEVSIKVAEEYGVSSYTRQRLELLKMEIDSLFKNEKARQTGLADFM